One Siniperca chuatsi isolate FFG_IHB_CAS linkage group LG3, ASM2008510v1, whole genome shotgun sequence genomic region harbors:
- the mxd4 gene encoding max dimerization protein 4: MELNSLLILLEAAEYLERRDREAEHGYASVLPYSSDFSRKKTKASPISRKSQNNRSSHNELEKHRRAKLRLYLEQLKKLVPLGPDSTRHTTLSLLKRAKMHIKKLEEQDKKALNVKEQLQREHRYLKRRLEQLSVSGSVERIRTDSMGSTISTDSEQEVDIEGVELSPVEADSVDSISDGEEEDHYSLQSSSSDTSYTATHSHRLQPHHC; encoded by the exons ATGGAACTTAATTCTCTTTTAATTCTGCTGGAGGCTGCAGAGTACTTggaaagaagagacagag AGGCAGAGCACGGTTATGCGTCTGTTTTACCATACAGTAGCGACTTTTCCAGAAAGAAAACGAAAGCCTCGCCAATTTCCAGAAAAAGTCAGAACAATAG ATCGTCGCACAACGAGCTGGAGAAACACAG acgTGCCAAACTACGGCTGTACTTGGAGCAGTTGAAGAAGCTGGTGCCTTTAGGTCCAGACAGCACAAGACACACCACACTGAGCTTGCTGAAAAGGGCCAAGATGCACATCAAG aaGCTGGAGGAGCAGGACAAGAAGGCTTTAAATGTGaaggagcagctgcagagagagcaCCGCTACCTCAAACGCCGCCTGGAGCAGCTTTCTGTGTCCGGATCTGTTGAGCGCATCCGCACTGACAGCATGGGCTCCACCATCTCCACCGACTCCGAGCAAG AGGTGGACATCGAGGGCGTGGAATTATCTCCTGTCGAGGCGGACAGTGTGGACAGCATCAGCGACGGTGAGGAGGAGGACCACTACagcctccagagcagctccAGCGACACCAGCTACACAGCCACACATTCCCACAGACTGCAGCCGCACCACTGTTAG